The uncultured Mailhella sp. genome segment CGTTTTTGCGTGTCTTCGGAAAACAAAGAATGTTTCTGTTCCCGACGCATACTCGCCTCTTGCCGCAGCGGTGAATAGCGTGGAGGACAGATACCGTGAGGTCAGTCTCCGCGAAGAGCTGCGTCTGCTGTACGTGGGCATGACCCGGGCGGAAAGCGTGTTGATTGTGACGGGCCGTTTCAGTGACAAAAAAGGTGTGCTTTTGGACGGACTTTCCTGTTTTCTGAACGCCGAGGCTGCGGATACGGTGCAGAGTCTCCAGGAAGGCGAGGGCGACTTTTTCGGGGAGCCGTGCCTGGTGCGCATGCTGCAGCCGGAGGAGAGCGGCGGAGAGGCGATGGATTGCCTGTCTGCGGGAAGCTTTCCGACGAGGCCGGAGCGCGCGGTGCAGGAAAATATTTCGGAAGAGATACCGGAGAGCCGTGCATTGTCGCTGTGGCGCTTTGCCGACGCCGTGCCCGTGGCGGCGTCGGACGAGGTTGCGCGCAGCGAGCTTGGCAACATGATTCACGCCTGGCTGACGCTCTGGTTCGGCATGAGCCGGGAGAAGCGGGAGCGCGAGCAGAGCTCGGGCCGCTGGATGGAGAGGCGCAGGGCGTTCTGCGCACTGTGGAATGAGCAGACGCCGATATGGCCCGACGCGGAATCCTGGCTGGACAAGGCGGCGGAGCGTCTGTGCGAAGAGGTGGAGAAGCGCTGGGAGCCCGCGCGGACAAGGCGCGAGGGCGACAGGCTGGTCTGGCGCACGGAGTGGCCGCTGGAAGTTTGCCGGGAAACGCCGGAAGGCGAGCTTCGCCGGACGATGCGCGTCGATATGCTGGTGGAGCTGCGGCATGAGGACGGAACATGCGGTCCGTGTCTCATCATCGACCACAAGTGCGGCGACTATGCACGGTTCGCGACGGACGAGGCGCTGTTGAAGCATCTTCAGGAGGCGTATGCCGTGCAGATGGCCGGATATCTTCAGGCCTTTGCCGACATGGGGCGCGAGTGCCGGTGCTGGATGCATCTTCCTCTGGAAGGCAAGATGCTGGAGTTTTCTCTCCAGTCGGCGGCGATGGCATGACCAGACTTTATCTTGATGTGGACGGCGTGCTCCTGACCGTCCGTCGGAAGCGCGCCGCGCCCGGCGTCGCGGAGTTTGTGGCGGAGGCGACGCGTCTTTTCGACTGTTTCTGGCTGACCACGCATTGCCGCAGCCTGGAGGATCTGCCCTGGATTCGATACTATCTCGGGCAGTTTTTGCCTGCGGACATCGTTTCCGCGCTTGAGAAGAGCGTCAGGCCCGCAGCGTGGACGACGCTGAAAACGGAAGCGCTGGACTGGAACAGTGATTTCTTCTGGCTGGACGATGCCGCCATGGAAGCGGAACAGGCCGAGCTGGCGGCTCACGGCTGTCTGGACAGGCTGGTGCCTGTGGATCTGAACAGGGAAGGGGAGCTGAAACGGGTGCTGGACGTGGTGTGCGCGGCGCAGGGCTTGAGGCGGGCACGCACGGCGCTGTGAAGGGCAAGGGGCTTGCGGGCCGTGTTTTTCGGAAAAGGGCGGGGCCGTAGGCGTAAGGTGGAGATGATGCGCCGCACAGTCAGCCGGGGAAAAACGCCGGGGCAGTTTCAGAAGAGGAAGACGAGGCTACGCCTGATGTGCGTTGCCGAAACGCCGCTCAGTGCGGCGCCTCGACAGAATGCGGAACATTGCGTCGTGCTCAGGCGTTGATGATGTCAAGAATGTTGTCTGCGAAGAGACGGGGATCGAGTGCCGTTCCGCCTTCCTGCATCAGCATGCGGTTGCCCTGTGTTTTTTCTTCCTCCGCCGGATCGTCGGCAGCGTAGTGCAGACAGAACAGCGCCTTTCCGGCGGCAAGCGCCATGCGGGCGGTAAGCATGGTTCCGCCTTCGGCGGAGGCCTGCACGACAAGGACGCTTTGCGCAAGCGCGGCCTGAAGACGGTCCCGGGCCGTCAGCGTGAACGGCGTGACCCGGGTTCCCAGAGGATATTCGCTTATCAGAAGTCCGTCGTGCTCCAGAATGTCCCGGGCCAGCGACGCGTGTTCCTTGGGATACACGGTGTCCAGACCGTGCCCGAGCAGGGCCGTCGTTCTGCCGCCGGGACAGGAGAGCGCGCCGCGATGCGCCGCGGCATCGCAGCCCGCGGCAAGGCCGCTGATGATGTTGCAGCCCGTTTCCGCCAGTCGCTCTCCGCAGTATTCGGCATGTCGGCGACCGGCCGGAGAAGGATGACGGGTGCCGATGACGGCCACGCCGGGGTGCCGGAGCGCTTCGAGATTGCCCTTGCAGTAGAGCGTGAGGGGAATGTCGGGTCTGCCGGAGCAGTTGACGGCGCAAAGCATTTCCTGCGGGTAGTTGTCGCTTCCGTAGGAGAGAATGCCGACCCCGCTGCGGGCGGCTTTTTCCATGATGCGGTCGGCGGCGTTCAGCCCCTGCCGCACGGATTCCGCCGTGACGTTTTTTACTCTTGTGATGATTTTTTCCGCAATGCACGTCGTGACAAGTGTACAAAGTGCCTCGTCGGAAGGAATGTCGTCTTCTAAAGCATGGTCGGCTATGCGTTTGACGCTGATGTTTCCAAGACCTTTTACAGACTGAAGAGCAATAATATGCCGGGATGACAACATCTCCATGATCCTTTGATGAGATTGAAGGAGATGTTGAATATATCAATGCGGTGGATTGGCGTAGAGAGGCTTTTGTTTTCTGATCTATGGCAGGGTGGACGGTTCGCCTTGAAATCGTGACGGCAAAGGCG includes the following:
- a CDS encoding DNA-processing protein DprA, coding for MLSSRHIIALQSVKGLGNISVKRIADHALEDDIPSDEALCTLVTTCIAEKIITRVKNVTAESVRQGLNAADRIMEKAARSGVGILSYGSDNYPQEMLCAVNCSGRPDIPLTLYCKGNLEALRHPGVAVIGTRHPSPAGRRHAEYCGERLAETGCNIISGLAAGCDAAAHRGALSCPGGRTTALLGHGLDTVYPKEHASLARDILEHDGLLISEYPLGTRVTPFTLTARDRLQAALAQSVLVVQASAEGGTMLTARMALAAGKALFCLHYAADDPAEEEKTQGNRMLMQEGGTALDPRLFADNILDIINA